A single region of the Drosophila takahashii strain IR98-3 E-12201 chromosome 2R, DtakHiC1v2, whole genome shotgun sequence genome encodes:
- the mr gene encoding anaphase-promoting complex subunit 2: MCDFDALWADVLKIFPVLGGANAVSTAPVEEAVFENVRRHLKMLGSIDTFAALVDLEIQSTIRNVLVPKFWKNFHAGLVPSELQSGINDQALAIEALPEKNRLFTQFIDAINELHDGFQSLMQVRPRLIKLIGTEGKPVPNSVKLMQEDGIKNSLRDSLLAQLPPTFSVVVGAFYWVHFKLFTKASHLALTTVDSDVFDELLCVGCNFDVEQCCCQRLTEMVNKTNMKLFEMNLIDRLTGSALTALIKLKIKEHINDTCMGIFDRSHLKQLETWLSDVIMSWLTNIFTEWKSKDSVTDMEVPESVKSFKVKLTYFMYETFAQSVIGQFFSIIIDYPDSIPAIDDLKICMEKIDMRVYLTESLRSSLEARILHPGVNTMDILTGYVAAIKAIRHLDNTGVILEMVTAPIKDYLRKRNDTVRRVVTGLTEEGPTDLSEELAKGESIKEGKDSATDEFSNWENWEPDPFGIDASIMQYNSSRKMRSADIISMVVDIYGSKELFMTEYRNLMADRLLAQLDFNSEKEIRNLELLKIRFGESLLHSCEVMLKDVTDSKRINAHIHSDSNRTENQLFDISSLIVSAQFWPSFNKESLQLPEELENEFKKYTKAYEAYKGNRTLNWRTVTGRVNIEIEIGDRTMEMVVSPTLAVIIYHFQNKNEWTIEDLSSITKVPPSALRRRLSFWQNHGLISETTPGVFTLLEKESEKSQFEDMSLAEADEEDLESAMASASDQREEELQVFWSYIVGMLTNLDSMPIDRIHQMLKLFASHSGGVEFTQDELKHFLQRKVREHKLIFSGGVYQLAK, translated from the exons ATGTGCGACTTCGATGCCTTGTGGGCAGACGTATTGAAGATTTTTCCGGTCTTGGGTGGAGCG AACGCGGTTTCCACGGCTCCGGTGGAGGAGGCGGTATTTGAAAATGTCCGCCGGCATCTGAAGATGTTGGGCAGCATAGACACCTTTGCGGCCCTGGTTGACCTGGAAATCCAGTCGACTATTCGAAATGTGCTGGTGCCAAAGTTCTGGAAAAACTTTCATGCCGGCTTGGTGCCTTCGGAATTGCAAAGCGGGATTAATGATCAGGCTCTGGCAATAGAAGCTTTGCCCGAAAAGAACCGACTGTTCACCCAGTTCATAGATGCCATCAATGAGCTGCACGATGGCTTCCAGAGCCTGATGCAGGTTAGGCCCAGGCTGATCAAGCTCATCGGAACCGAAGGAAAACCCGTTCCGAATTCCGTAAAGTTAATGCAGGAGGATGGGATTAAGAACAGCTTGAGGGATTCCCTACTGGCTCAGCTGCCCCCCACTTTTAGTGTGGTCGTGGGAGCCTTCTATTGGGTGCACTTTAAGCTCTTCACCAAAGCCTCACATCTCGCCCTGACCACAGTGG ACTCCGATGTGTTCGATGAACTCCTGTGCGTCGGCTGCAACTTCGATGTGGAGCAGTGCTGCTGCCAGAGATTGACGGAAATGGTCAACAAGACGAACATGAAGCTATTCGAGATGAATCTCATTGATCGTCTAACTGGGAGTGCGTTAACAGCGCTCATCAAGCTCAAAATCAAGGAGCATATCAACGACACTTGCATGGGCATTTTCGATAGAAGTCACCTCAAACAGCTGGAAACC TGGCTGTCGGATGTTATAATGTCTTGGCTAACAAACATATTCACAGAATGGAAGTCAAAGGATAGTGTTACCGATATGGAAGTTCCAGAGTCTGTAAAATCCTTCAAAGTCAAGCTAACTTACTTTATGTACGAAACATTTGCTCAGAGCGTTATTGGTCAATTCTTCAGCATTATTATTG ACTACCCAGATTCCATTCCGGCCATAGATGACTTGAAGATTTGCATGGAGAAAATTGATATGCGAGTCTACCTCACTGAATCACTGAGAAGCTCGCTAGAAGCGAGGATTCTGCATCCTGGAGTCAACACAATGGACATATTAACCGGCTATGTAGCAGCGATAAAAGCTATTCGTCATCTGGACAATACTGGAGTGATTTTGGAGATGGTAACGGCTCCCATCAAGGATTACCTACggaaacgcaatgacacagTGCGACGTGTGGTAACTGGGCTGACTGAAGAAGGACCCACGGATTTATCCGAGGAACTCGCCAAGGGAGAATCCATCAAAGAGGGCAAGGACTCTGCCACGGATGAGTTTAGCAACTGGGAGAATTGGGAACCGGATCCGTTTGGAATAGATGCCAGTATCATGCAATACAACAGCTCAAGAAAAATGAGATCGGCTGACATTATATCAATGGTCGTCGATATATACGGCAGTAAGGAGTTGTTCATGACGGAGTATCGCAATCTTATGGCAGATAGACTGCTGGCTCAGCTGGattttaattccgaaaaggaAATTCGAAATCTGGAACTGCTGAAGATAAGATTTGGGGAATCCCTGTTACACAGCTGTGAGGTGATGTTGAAAGACGTTACCGATTCGAAGCGAATCAACGCGCACATTCACAGCGATAGCAATCGTACTGAAA ATCAGTTATTCGACATCTCCTCGCTGATTGTTTCTGCACAATTTTGGCCCTCCTTTAATAAGGAAAGTCTGCAGCTGCCCGAGGAGCTGGAAAATGAGTTTAAGAAGTACACGAAGGCCTACGAAGCTTACAAAGGAAACCGTACGCTCAACTGGCGTACGGTAACTGGTCGTGTGAATATTGAAATCGAGATCGGGGACCGAACAATGGAAATGGTTGTGAGCCCCACTTTGGCGGTCATTATATATcattttcaaaacaaaa aTGAATGGACTATCGAGGACCTGAGCTCCATTACAAAAGTACCACCGTCTGCCCTGCGGCGTCGACTAAGTTTTTGGCAAAATCACGGCCTGATTTCGGAAACTACGCCGGGAGTATTTACTCTGCTGGAAAAGGAGTCGGAGAAATCTCAATTCGAAGACATGAGTCTCGCAGAAGCCGACGAAGAGGATTTGGAATCCGCAATGGCTTCAGCCAGTGATCAAAGGGAAGAAGAACTCCAA GTTTTCTGGTCCTACATTGTTGGCATGCTCACGAATCTGGACTCCATGCCAATAGACCGCATCCATCAGATGCTCAAGTTGTTTGCCTCGCACAGCGGAGGAGTCGAGTTTACTCAGGACGAACTGAAGCACTTTCTGCAGCGCAAAGTCAGAGAGCACAAGCTCATATTTTCGGGTGGAGTCTATCAATTGGCCAAATAA
- the Phm gene encoding peptidylglycine alpha-hydroxylating monooxygenase, with protein sequence MLRISEISIPVGVFLLINLMISVDGLVKEGNYQNSVYQQNLETNSATGATASFPFLMPKVSPQTPDLYLCTPIKVDPTTTYYIVGFNPNATMNTAHHMLLYGCGEPGTTKTTWNCGEMNRASQEESASPCGPHSHSQIIYAWARDAQKLNLPEGVGFKVGKNSPTKYLVLQVHYAHIDKFKDGSTDDSGVFLDYSEEPRKKLAGTLLLGTDGQIPAMKTEHLETACEVNEKKVLHPFAYRVHTHGLGKVVSGYRVRTNNEGEQEWLQLGKRDPLTPQMFYNISNRDPIFEGDKIAVRCTLESTRHRITKVGPTNEDEMCNFYLMYYVDHGETLNMKFCFSQGAPYYYWSNPDSGLHNIPDIEASTL encoded by the exons ATGCTACGAATATCCGAAATCTCCATTCCCGTGGGAGTCTTCCTGCTTATCAACCTGATGATAAGTGTAGACGGCCTTGTAAAAGAGGGGAATTACCAGAACTCAGTGTATCAACAGAATCTGGAGACCAATTCCGCAACAGGCGCAACGGCTTCCTTTCCATTCCTGATGCCCAAGGTTTCCCCCCAAACG CCCGATCTGTACTTGTGCACGCCCATCAAAGTCGATCCAACTACCACCTACTATATTG TTGGCTTCAATCCCAATGCCACCATGAATACGGCCCACCATATGCTGCTCTACGGATGCGGAGAGCCCGGAACCACGAAGACCACTTG GAACTGTGGCGAGATGAACAGAGCTTCCCAAGAAGAGTCGGCCAGTCCCTGCGGACCCCATTCCCATTCTCAG ATCATATATGCTTGGGCTAGAGACGCCCAAAAGCTTAATTTGCCTGAAGGAGTGGGTTTCAAGGTGGGCAAGAATTCGCCCACCAAATACTTGGTACTGCAAGTTCACTATGCCCACATAGATAAATTCAAAG ATGGATCCACCGATGATTCAGGCGTGTTCTTGGATTACTCAGAAGAGCC TCGTAAAAAGTTGGCTGGCACTCTGTTGCTGGGCACAGATGGACAGATTCCGGCAATGAAAACGGAGCACCTGGAAACCGCTTGCGAAGTGAATGAAAAAAAGGTGCTGCATCCTTTCGCCTATCGAGTGCACACTCACGGCCTGGGAAAGGTGGTATCTGGCTACAGGGTCAGGACAAATAACGAGGGCGAACAGGAGTGGCTGCAGCTGGGCAAGAGAGATCCCCTCACGCCGCAGATGTTCTATAATATCAGCAACCGGGATCCCATTTTCGAAGGAGATAAGATTGCAGTGAGGTGTACGCTGGAGAGTACCCGCCATCGAATAACCAAAGTCGG TCCCACGAACGAAGACGAAATGTGCAATTTCTACCTCATGTACTACGTGGATCATGGGGAAACTCTGAATATGAAATTCTGCTTTAGCCAGGGCGCTCCCTACTACTACTGGTCCAATCCCGACTCTGGCCTACACAACATCCCAGATATCGAGGCGAGCACTTTGTAA
- the Pask gene encoding probable serine/threonine-protein kinase DDB_G0280133 produces the protein MEDQGDVMDQAAGKLSSSKAQGSRNRCANDDPIMGPQTQSRQNSSSMLNLMDASSFSMPPPNLHSSKVINPNKAIFTIDANTGQIFIVNNKACQLLGYTSQELRNKGFFDLLNGKTESHISSLAEMQIEGDEGRVILLSGKVIEMKTKTGNKILVSLWIRQISNDGRHIAVAEPVERHICHISTDRFGVITSADSTTATIFFYESTESVVGVNITALIPFIKMPDPDSREISKSLRKQRATGRTTDNVKFPLCLLIALDENSGTGGYSVFNITVWVFQNLSGLIVVDDIGNILMCNQPFSLLMFGYGQDKILNMHISAILPNFGKDSREDKSPNVSNTSITSNDWEPDTDPFVLDNDSSLQSCKKKVPPPTNEPSSMSEAHLETSGGLFCDLRQPDDCTIDDILTPVNASNSFPADEFEGGSQSHINEMSLDKAKSTSSETCDASGSNPATRLLSSINGSFVGEAIHADGSVIEVVYSVLLQILPCSNRVYCIWVCRNPSTRLDGEKYNYANLTSTFNSMASTIEQSLGQVIKTTAAQNSSRPNSLSLASKYEDELYLGDYSKHYTSIRQIGRGAYGYVNMAFRNSDRLLVITKFILKEKLCSQFMVKNRDCKEVPIEIHLLQTLNHKNIVSVLDVFENDLFYQLVMEKHGSGMDLWTFIERRPLMDEKLGSYIFRQVADAVNYLHEQKILHRDIKDENIIIDHNFNIKLIDFGSATFMEEGKFFSTFYGTTEYCSPEVLAGNRYVGPELEIWALGVTLYVLMFFENPFIDVEETLKAEIQIPKAVSEQLSRLLSSMLNKDPKYRCTMHQLITDPWLTQEVNPSLFSFSWIVPCKAHEANPDLYFSGYLYSSTSVLSTISPQESFSHIEESSIGGSDEARLASHRTGGHKLCVNEAKHNKMDTLYAKQFQLNTSVSNHELRVSLPESSHPEIGGSICSSKSENDIFKNKLEPCVSAYNVVSLHDVSSKPKTLDLK, from the exons ATGGAGGACCAGGGCGATGTCATGGACCAAGCCGCTGGTAAGCTGAGTAGTTCAAAAGCCCAGGGCTCCAGAAACCGATGTGCTAACG ATGACCCCATTATGGGCCCTCAGACTCAGAGTCGCCAGAACTCGTCGAGCATGCTGAACTTAATGGATGCCAGTTCCTTCAGTATGCCGCCACCCAATCTCCACTCCTCGAAGGTGATCAATCCGAACAAGGCGATATTCACCATAGACGCGAATACGGGACAGATCTTCATAGTGAACAACAAGGCCTGCCAATTACTGGGCTACACGTCCCAGGAGCTAAGGAACAAGGGATTCTTCGATCTACTGAATGGCAAGACGGAGAGTCACATCTCATCGCTGGCGGAGATGCAGATCGAGGGCGACGAGGGCCGGGTGATCCTGCTGAGCGGAAAGGTGATCGAAATGAAGACCAAGACGGGCAACAAGATCCTGGTCTCGCTCTGGATTCGCCAGATTAGCAATGATGGCCGGCACATTGCCGTGGCCGAACCTGTTGAGAGGCACATCTGCCACATTAGCACCGATCGATTCGGGGTTATTACATCCGCTGACTCCACCACGGCCACTATATTCTTTTACGAATCCACCGAGAGCGTTGTGGGCGTCAATATCACCGCACTGATCCCGTTTATAAAGATGCCCGATCCGGATAGCAGAGAAATCTCAAAGAGTCTGCGAAAGCAGAGAGCCACGGGACGGACTACGGATAATGTAAAGTTTCCCCTGTGCCTACTGATAGCTTTGGATGAGAATTCGGGAACAGGAGGATACTCGGTGTTCAACATCACCGTCTGGGTGTTCCAAAATCTCAGCGGTTTGATTGTGGTGGATGATATTGGCAACATACTGATGTGCAATCAGCCCTTCTCCCTGCTGATGTTCGGTTATGGTCAGGACAAGATCTTGAACATGCATATATCGGCCATACTACCGAATTTCGGAAAGGACTCGCGGGAGGACAAGAGTCCCAATGTGTCAAACACCTCGATAACCAGCAACGACTGGGAGCCCGACACGGATCCCTTTGTCCTGGACAACGACTCCTCGCTGCAGTCGTGTAAAAAGAAGGTACCACCACCCACTAACGAACCCTCCTCGATGAGTGAGGCCCATCTGGAGACCAGCGGTGGGTTGTTCTGCGATCTCCGGCAACCGGATGATTGCACCATAGATGACATCCTAACACCCGTCAATGCCTCGAACAGTTTTCCCGCCGATGAGTTCGAGGGAGGATCGCAATCGCATATAAACGAGATGTCGCTCGACAAGGCAAAGTCCACGTCCTCGGAGACATGTGATGCCTCGGGAAGTAATCCTGCCACTAGGCTACTGAGCTCCATCAACGGTAGCTTTGTGGGCGAGGCCATCCATGCCGATGGCTCGGTCATCGAGGTGGTCTACTCCGTTCTCCTCCAGATCCTGCCCTGCTCCAATCGGGTGTACTGCATCTGGGTGTGCCGAAATCCCAGCACCCGATTGGATGGTGAAAAGTACAACTATGCGAACCTAACGTCCACTTTTAATAGCATGGCCAGCACCATTGAGCAGTCACTGGGTCAGGTCATAAAGACCACGGCGGCCCAGAACTCGAGTAGACCCAATTCCCTGTCACTCGCGTCCAAGTACGAGGATGAGCTCTATCTGGGAGACTATAGCAAGCACTATACATCCATTCGGCAGATCGGAAGGGGAGCCTACGGGTATGTGAACATGGCCTTTAGGAACTCAGATCGCCTGCTGGTCATCACCAAGTTCATTCTCAAGGAGAAGCTCTGCTCTCAGTTTATGGTCAAGAACCGCGACTGCAAGGAAGTTCCTATCGAGATCCATCTGCTGCAGACCCTGAACCACAAGAACATTGTGTCTGTACTGGATGTGTTCGAAAATGACCTGTTCTATCAGCTGGTAATGGAGAAACACGGCTCCGGAATGGACCTGTGGACATTCATAGAAAGACGTCCATTGATGGATGAAAAACTGGGCAGCTATATTTTCCGGCAGGTGGCCGATGCCGTCAACTATTTGCACGAACAGAAGATACTGCATCGCGATATAAAGGACGAGAATATTATAATAGATCACAACTTCAATATAAAGCTGATCGATTTCGGATCGGCTACTTTTATGGAGGAGGGCAAGTTCTTCTCAACGTTTTACGGCACTACGGAGTACTGCAGTCCGGAGGTCCTAGCCGGAAATAGATACGTGGGTCCCGAACTGGAAATTTGGGCCCTGGGCGTAACCCTGTACGTTCTGATGTTCTTCGAGAACCCCTTCATCGATGTGGAGGAAACACTGAAGGCCGAAATCCAGATACCTAAAGCGGTTTCCGAGCAATTGAGTCGTCTACTGAGTTCCATGTTGAACAAGGATCCAAAATACCGCTGCACCATGCACCAGTTGATAACCGATCCCTGGCTCACCCAGGAGGTAAATCCTTCGCTGTTTAGTTTCTCCTGGATTGTTCCCTGCAAGGCCCACGAGGCGAATCCGGATCTGTACTTCTCTGGTTACCTATACTCCAGCACTTCGGTGCTGTCCACTATTTCGCCACAGGAGAGCTTCTCGCACATCGAAGAGTCCTCGATTGGGGGCAGTGATGAGGCGAGATTGGCCTCTCACAGGACCGGAGGACACAAGCTGTGTGTCAATGAAG CCAAACACAACAAGATGGACACACTCTATGCGAAACAGTTCCAGTTAAACACCTCAGTAAGTAATCACGAACTGAGGGTCTCGTTACCTGAATCCAGCCACCCAGAAATCGGAGGTTCTATATGCTCTTCGAAGTCCGAAAACgacatttttaagaacaaactCGAACCCTGCGTCTCTGCTTATAACGTAGTTAGCTTGCACGACGTGAGCTCGAAACCTAAAACTCTTGATCTAAAGTAA
- the PPP1R15 gene encoding uncharacterized protein PPP1R15: MSKFHTLMGALFDPFLFVLRLIANMSSPIYEQYRCGPSRPLSAGSRGSLWKPNKVHQEAPEVKAKPLEVPEDHLRIPQLPVPDPLDPLATMMSFKLMAMDVVSQMQTALHKCVNAQSPPGAKMAGLELDALRRCVPSSCYFFIDLHPHHGFKDTAEECTASQVPSDRNNNAGSSGGSAAKSSSLQRQRSISECSEDSFICFAEDDAEEEDEEDNEEEDEEDEDDDDDDSSVQFAACGEDEDTEELKACECSNDNSTSVRKVRFNMKPEVHVMHAWDYAYRAARKSEWQVMARDRERFQQRIRRISHILNAVLTPLHRENVYQARFLHED; encoded by the exons ATGTCGAAATTTCACACCCTTATGGGCGCGCTGTTTGACCCCTTCCTCTTTGTTCTCCGCCTGATTGCGAACATGAGTTCCCCCATCTACGAGCAATATCGGTGCGGGCCGTCGCGTCCCCTTTCCGCTGGTTCCCGCGGCTCCCTGTGGAAGCCCAACAAGGTGCACCAGGAGGCGCCCGAGGTCAAAGCAAAGCCGCTGGAGGTCCCCGAGGATCATCTGCGGATCCCGCAACTGCCCGTTCCAGACCCCCTAGATCCGCTGGCCACCATGATGTCCTTCAAGCTGATGGCCATGGACGTGGTTAGCCAGATGCAGACCGCCCTGCACAAGTGCGTCAATGCCCAGAGTCCACCGGGCGCCAAGATGGCGGGACTCGAGCTGGACGCCCTGCGCCGCTGCGTGCCGTCCTCCTGCTATTTCTTCATTGACCTGCATCCGCACCATGGCTTCAAGGACACCGCAGAGGAGTGCACCGCTAGTCAAGTGCCCAGTGACAGGAATAACAATGCAGGAAGCTCGGGAGGATCGGCTGCCAAAAGCTCCTCCTTGCAGCGACAGCGGAGTATCTCCGAATGCAGCGAGGACAGCTTCATTTGCTTCGCAGAGGACGACgcagaggaggaggatgaggaggacaATGAGGAAGAAGACGAAGAGGAcgaggatgatgatgacgacgacaGCAGCGTGCAGTTCGCGGCTTGCGGGGAAGATGAGGACACCGAGGAGCTCAAGGCCTGCGAGTGCAGCAACGACAACTCGACGTCCGTCAGAAAG GTTCGATTCAACATGAAACCCGAAGTTCATGTGATGCACGCCTGGGACTACGCCTATCGGGCTGCCAGGAAGAGCGAGTGGCAGGTGATGGCGCGGGATCGCGAACGCTTTCAGCAAAGGATCAGGCGAATTTCACATATTCTAAACGCCGTCCTGACCCCACTCCATCGGGAAAACGTCTACCAAGCTCGATTCTTGCACGAGGACTAG
- the LOC108068430 gene encoding transforming growth factor beta-1-induced transcript 1 protein encodes MSPSICCRCNEEIWPRAISSLGKAYHPHHFTCRDCGLVVDPTLFYAVDGNELVCSECYLGHHAARCSACRTPILERGVVALGRKWHEKCFRCVSCSRSLVSSTFFEINGYLFCKSHFRELFSSRCAGCAKPIDRKAVVALSTKWHEECFKCHNCRRRISASEFGIQQGRPICLDCQKPS; translated from the coding sequence ATGTCTCCTTCTATTTGCTGCAGATGCAACGAAGAGATTTGGCCGAGGGCAATTAGCAGTTTGGGCAAGGCGTACCATCCGCACCACTTCACCTGCAGAGATTGCGGCCTGGTGGTGGATCCTACGCTCTTCTACGCGGTGGACGGGAACGAGCTGGTCTGCAGTGAGTGCTATCTGGGCCATCATGCCGCTCGGTGCTCCGCCTGCCGAACTCCCATTCTGGAGCGCGGCGTTGTCGCCTTGGGGCGCAAGTGGCACGAAAAGTGTTTCCGGTGCGTGAGCTGCAGCAGATCGCTGGTCTCGTCGACCTTTTTCGAAATCAACGGATACCTCTTCTGCAAGTCACACTTCCGGGAACTTTTTTCGTCTCGTTGTGCCGGCTGTGCGAAGCCCATCGATCGAAAAGCAGTGGTTGCGCTGAGCACCAAATGGCATGAGGAGTGCTTCAAGTGCCACAACTGCCGAAGAAGGATAAGCGCCAGTGAATTTGGGATCCAGCAAGGACGACCCATCTGCCTTGATTGCCAAAAACCCTCTTGA
- the Sox14 gene encoding putative transcription factor SOX-14, whose protein sequence is MIAKPNQSATEPPLSFRPGTVPTIAATTPANPASIQPRNPAPKPETPRTPPSPSPTPKTQITQSQPAITHPAVALASPSAPVAAAAPKTPNTPRLVTPTTTPTAEPQAPVQYQANMDMDGERSPSHSGHEMTLSMNGIDSSLVFGSARVPVNSSTPYSDATRTKKHSPGHIKRPMNAFMVWSQMERRKICERTPDLHNAEISKELGRRWQVLSKDDKQPYIIEAEKLRKMHMIEYPNYKYRPQKKQTRSPGSVKQNQDADNSCEAKNDTPNNNTLSTLAINGTTTTAGRKSKRSTSTCQAGSASKRLRNDSGDTASRPKFEVKGESAEQHNTVDIILPSADNLLRYQSSEYLPLSTNSNADCDEKLHSDLSSGPLESRENLSDVVHRFLPLFFTSNEDSQLEVNSSSHSHHNQSADPTAGLIDNISDISPINDREDMSEEVMRYLPYLEVTPSSDGVGVLKVESSLLDSALNEPVFDSEDNIVNDANLHSASHQIPPYVPDSHDCFADDCGGDSSSHQVEFEVVRPQTVTMTMTCTLPYGGPDGGHTFQNDDFNPIPSAAEDSDCSILTTSNSPQIGFNGSSFVEADAIGSTCTYAQQDYTGNVIETHNDLNYAAQDNNGALLAYTFEDLPPQPTGSHLEFNTNKYEFASYYKM, encoded by the exons ATGATAGCTAAGCCCAATCAGTCCGCCACCGAACCACCATTGAGTTTTCGCCCCGGAACAGTGCCAACGATTGCAGCAACCACCCCAGCGAATCCAGCGAGTATCCAGCCAAGGAATCCAGCCCCAAAACCGGAGACCCCCCGCACTCCGCCCTCGCCATCGCCAACCCCCAAAACGCAAATAACACAAAGCCAGCCAGCTATTACTCATCCAGCTGTGGCTCTGGCTTCGCCTTCCGCGCctgttgctgcagctgcaCCGAAGACCCCGAACACCCCACGCCTTGTAAcccccaccaccacccccacAGCCGAACCCCAAGCTCCAGTCCAATACCAAGCCAATATGGACATGGACGGCGAAAGATCTCCGAGCCACAGCGGCCATGAAATGACACTGAGCATGAACGGCATCGATTCCAGCCTGGTGTTCGGATCTGCACGGGTTCCTGTCAACTCCAGCACCCCGTATTCGGATGCAACTCGA ACCAAGAAACATTCTCCCGGCCATATTAAGCGACCTATGAACGCCTTCATGGTGTGGAGCCAGATGGAACGGCGGAAGATCTGCGAGCGGACGCCGGACCTGCACAACGCCGAGATCTCCAAGGAGCTGGGCCGGCGATGGCAGGTCCTCAGCAAGGACGACAAGCAGCCGTACATCATCGAGGCCGAGAAGCTCAGGAAGATGCACATGATCGAGTATCCCAACTACAAGTACAGGCCCCAGAAGAAGCAGACGCGATCCCCGGGATCCGTGAAGCAGAATCAGGACGCAGACAACAGCTGCGAAGCTAAAAATGACAcgcccaacaacaacacactGTCCACTCTTGCAATTAATGGAACCACCACCACTGCCGGTCGGAAAAGCAAAAGATCTACCTCTACATGTCAAGCGGGTTCCGCATCGAAACGATTAAGGAACGACTCGGGTGATACCGCCTCCAGGCCCAAATTCGAGGTCAAGGGGGAGTCTGCAGAGCAGCACAACACCGTGGATATTATACTACCCTCAGCCGATAATCTATTAAGGTACCAATCATCTGAATACTTACCTCTAAGCACGAATAGCAATGCCGATTGCGACGAAAAGCTACACTCAGACCTCAGCTCGGGTCCCCTGGAGTCGCGGGAGAATCTGTCGGATGTGGTCCACCGATTCCTGCCCCTCTTCTTCACCAGCAACGAGGACTCGCAGCTGGAGGTGAACTCCTCGTCGCACAGCCACCACAACCAGTCGGCGGATCCCACCGCAGGCTTGATAGACAACATCTCCGACATCAGCCCCATCAACGATCGCGAGGACATGTCCGAGGAGGTGATGCGCTATCTGCCCTACCTGGAGGTGACTCCCTCGAGCGATGGGGTCGGGGTCCTCAAGGTGGAGTCCAGCCTGCTGGACAGCGCCCTCAACGAGCCCGTCTTCGACTCCGAGGACAACATTGTGAACGATGCCAACTTGCACTCGGCCAGCCATCAAATACCTCCATATGTGCCTGACAGCCACGACTGCTTTGCGGACGACTGCGGCGGCGATAGCTCCTCGCACCAGGTGGAGTTCGAGGTGGTGCGGCCCCAGACGGTGACCATGACGATGACCTGCACCCTGCCCTACGGCGGACCGGACGGTGGGCACACATTCCAGAACGACGACTTCAACCCGATACCGTCGGCCGCCGAGGACAGCGACTGCAGCATACTGACCACCTCCAACTCGCCGCAGATCGGCTTCAACGGGAGCAGCTTCGTGGAGGCGGACGCCATCGGGAGCACTTGTACATACGCGCAACAAGACTACACCGGAAATGTAATTGAAACACACAATGATCTCAACTACGCCGCACAGGATAACAACGGAGCTCTGCTGGCCTACACATTTGAGGACCTGCCTCCTCAGCCAACCGGTAGTCATTTAGAATTTAACACTAACAAGTACGAGTTTGCaagttattataaaatgtGA